Proteins encoded within one genomic window of Xylophilus sp. GOD-11R:
- a CDS encoding TolC family protein — MSIRQLFWMGGLGLAMPLAAQTAAPVPVPAAPAALTLTAQAAQAMGAPYTLTLAQALAAARENLDVAIAQGNLAAARADILAADHAPLPVLSGVAENIDLKNGVGAGNAIRDKRIDKTIGLDWTYERGDKRLLRTAAAERAAAAASADVDDVRVHALITALAAYYDLLAAQDRAVEVGAIAGSAGELSRASDRRVQAGDLPAQDAARTAIEAQRARADVQQAELDRLQAAATLTQAMGARGAGRTMPRQLRADGYTALPPVDVERVDLASLAENRPDVRAASARVQSAQASLDGAIALKKGDVTIGAGFEHYPGVSTRLIQFRASMPLQWGYSFEGEIGRAQASFTQAEDALDKARRDAILELQGLQQTALTAQRRTQGYEVEILPRARRVAEGAELAFRRGAIPLVDLLDARRTLRATLLEAIDARTDYAKAAGAWTLQTQPGLLLAP; from the coding sequence ATGAGCATACGACAGTTGTTTTGGATGGGCGGCCTCGGCCTCGCCATGCCCCTCGCGGCGCAGACCGCCGCCCCGGTGCCGGTGCCTGCCGCGCCGGCCGCCCTGACCCTCACCGCCCAGGCCGCACAGGCCATGGGCGCGCCCTACACGCTGACGCTGGCCCAGGCCCTGGCGGCCGCCCGCGAGAACCTCGACGTGGCCATCGCCCAGGGCAATCTGGCGGCCGCCCGCGCCGACATCCTGGCGGCCGACCACGCGCCGCTGCCGGTGCTCTCCGGTGTCGCCGAGAACATCGACCTGAAGAACGGCGTAGGCGCCGGCAACGCGATCCGCGACAAGCGCATCGACAAGACCATCGGCCTCGACTGGACCTACGAACGCGGCGACAAGCGCCTGCTGCGCACGGCGGCCGCCGAACGTGCCGCCGCCGCCGCCAGTGCCGATGTCGACGACGTGCGGGTGCACGCGCTCATCACCGCGCTGGCCGCCTACTACGACCTGCTGGCGGCGCAGGATCGCGCGGTGGAGGTGGGCGCCATCGCCGGCAGCGCGGGCGAGCTCTCGCGCGCCTCCGACCGCCGGGTGCAGGCCGGCGATCTGCCCGCCCAGGACGCGGCCCGTACCGCCATCGAGGCCCAGCGCGCCCGTGCCGACGTGCAGCAGGCCGAGCTCGATCGCCTGCAGGCGGCCGCCACCCTCACCCAGGCCATGGGCGCGCGCGGCGCCGGCCGCACCATGCCACGCCAGCTGCGCGCCGACGGCTACACCGCCCTGCCGCCGGTCGACGTGGAACGGGTCGATCTCGCCTCGCTTGCCGAGAACCGCCCCGACGTGCGCGCCGCCTCCGCCCGGGTGCAGTCGGCGCAGGCCAGCCTCGACGGCGCGATCGCGCTCAAGAAGGGCGACGTCACCATCGGTGCCGGCTTCGAGCACTACCCCGGCGTCTCCACGCGCCTGATCCAGTTCCGCGCCTCCATGCCGCTGCAGTGGGGCTACAGCTTCGAAGGCGAGATCGGCCGCGCCCAGGCCAGCTTCACGCAAGCCGAGGACGCGCTCGACAAGGCCCGTCGCGACGCCATCCTGGAGCTGCAGGGCCTGCAGCAGACCGCGCTCACCGCGCAGCGCCGCACCCAGGGCTACGAGGTCGAGATCCTGCCGCGCGCCCGCCGCGTGGCCGAGGGCGCCGAACTCGCTTTCCGACGCGGTGCGATCCCGCTGGTCGACCTGCTCGATGCCCGCCGCACGCTGCGCGCCACTTTGCTCGAAGCCATCGACGCCCGTACCGACTACGCCAAGGCCGCCGGCGCATGGACGCTGCAGACGCAGCCCGGCCTGCTGCTGGCGCCGTGA
- a CDS encoding response regulator transcription factor: MRILVVEDDPVLRDVMVRSLRDAGHRVDEARSVAEADHFWRVQPFDAVLLDLNLPASNSTGAAPGSGLDVLRSARGRGDRTPVLVLTARHRTEERIAGLDAGADDYLGKPFELAEVEARLRALVRRAQGTQDISSVGALSLDRKARRFALDGQLLELPAREFEVLWELMTPPGRVVSKRTLSEKLSSFDDNLGDNALEAFISRLRKKLTNSGAGIRTLRGLGYLLEAESGAGDAM, encoded by the coding sequence ATGCGCATCCTCGTAGTCGAAGACGATCCAGTCCTGCGGGACGTCATGGTGCGCAGCCTGCGCGATGCAGGCCACCGCGTGGACGAGGCCCGCAGCGTGGCCGAGGCCGATCATTTCTGGCGGGTCCAGCCTTTCGACGCGGTGCTGCTCGACCTGAACCTGCCGGCCTCCAACAGCACCGGAGCGGCGCCCGGCAGCGGTCTCGACGTGTTGCGTTCGGCGCGCGGCCGGGGCGACCGCACGCCGGTGCTGGTGCTGACCGCGCGCCACCGCACCGAAGAGCGCATCGCCGGCCTCGACGCGGGCGCCGACGACTACCTGGGCAAGCCCTTCGAGCTGGCCGAGGTCGAGGCCCGGCTGCGCGCCCTGGTGCGTCGCGCGCAGGGCACGCAGGACATCTCCTCGGTCGGCGCCCTGTCGCTCGACCGCAAGGCCCGCCGCTTCGCACTCGACGGCCAGCTGCTCGAACTACCGGCGCGCGAGTTCGAGGTGCTGTGGGAGCTGATGACACCGCCCGGCCGCGTGGTCAGCAAACGGACGCTGTCGGAAAAGCTCTCGAGCTTCGACGACAACCTGGGCGACAACGCGCTGGAGGCCTTCATCTCGCGGCTGCGCAAGAAGCTCACGAACAGCGGCGCGGGCATTCGCACACTGCGCGGCCTGGGCTACCTGCTGGAGGCCGAATCCGGCGCCGGAGACGCGATGTGA
- a CDS encoding sensor histidine kinase, which produces MTRAPAQADDGLKPLPAPPPVPGLPSLRTRVLQHVLVPLALAWLLGVVVSIAVAINFTQRAFDRALLDDAYSVAANVHTTGEELELGLSPREVGAVLFDQSERIYFAVLWPDGTLLAGHGGLHAPPPEDGARYRFSDISYQGRPLRAVLLRTGRPQPFDVVMAETTQSRATLLRSLLLYAIAPQLVLLVGLAVWMGRAVARDVRPLQALQETLDTRSASDLSPVRVGGSTREVRRLGDALDSLFARVGAGVRAQREFAGNVAHELRTPLAGIRALAEYGLAQQDPAAWREQLERIARSEERASRLVDQLLALARADEAPVMRFEPIALDEIARDAVLRFLSRADSAGVDLGARGLDEAVEVLGHAALIDGIVNNLIDNALRYGKPADGSQPRITVAVTAEPDSDEVRLTVVDNGPGISVEQQGRLRQRWAQGPEGAWLKQGAGLGLSIVARYAQLLDAQLLLEPAAQHPGLAASVILRRPPPLGSTT; this is translated from the coding sequence GTGACGCGCGCGCCGGCGCAGGCGGACGACGGCCTGAAGCCCCTGCCCGCGCCACCGCCGGTGCCCGGCCTGCCATCGCTGCGCACCCGGGTGCTGCAGCACGTGCTGGTGCCGCTGGCGCTGGCCTGGCTGCTGGGCGTGGTGGTGTCGATCGCCGTCGCCATCAACTTCACCCAGCGGGCCTTCGACCGCGCGCTGCTCGACGACGCTTATTCGGTGGCCGCCAACGTGCACACCACCGGCGAGGAGCTGGAGCTCGGCCTGTCGCCGCGCGAGGTGGGCGCGGTGCTGTTCGACCAGTCCGAGCGCATCTACTTCGCGGTGCTCTGGCCCGACGGCACGCTGCTGGCCGGCCACGGCGGGCTGCACGCGCCGCCGCCGGAAGACGGCGCGCGCTACCGCTTCTCCGACATCTCCTACCAGGGCCGGCCGCTGCGCGCGGTGCTGCTGCGCACCGGCCGGCCGCAGCCTTTCGACGTGGTGATGGCCGAGACCACCCAGTCGCGCGCCACGCTGCTGCGCAGCCTGCTGCTCTACGCCATCGCGCCGCAGCTGGTGCTGCTGGTGGGCCTGGCGGTCTGGATGGGCCGCGCCGTGGCGCGTGACGTGCGACCGCTGCAGGCCCTGCAGGAGACGTTGGATACCCGCAGCGCCAGCGACCTGTCGCCGGTGCGGGTGGGCGGATCGACGCGCGAGGTGCGCCGCCTGGGCGATGCGCTCGACAGCCTGTTCGCGCGGGTGGGCGCCGGCGTGCGGGCGCAGCGCGAGTTTGCCGGCAACGTGGCGCACGAGCTGCGCACGCCGCTGGCCGGCATCCGGGCGCTGGCTGAATACGGACTGGCGCAGCAGGATCCCGCTGCCTGGCGCGAGCAGCTCGAACGCATCGCACGTAGCGAGGAACGCGCCAGCCGGCTGGTCGACCAGTTGCTGGCGCTGGCGCGCGCCGACGAGGCGCCGGTGATGCGCTTCGAGCCGATCGCACTCGACGAGATCGCCCGCGACGCGGTGCTGCGCTTTCTGTCGCGCGCGGATTCGGCCGGTGTCGACCTGGGCGCGCGCGGCCTCGACGAAGCGGTGGAAGTGCTGGGCCATGCGGCCTTGATCGACGGCATCGTCAACAACCTGATCGACAACGCGCTGCGCTACGGCAAGCCGGCCGACGGCTCGCAGCCGCGCATCACCGTGGCGGTGACCGCCGAGCCGGACAGCGACGAGGTACGGCTGACCGTCGTCGACAACGGGCCCGGCATTTCCGTGGAGCAGCAGGGGCGGCTGCGGCAGCGCTGGGCGCAGGGGCCGGAGGGCGCATGGCTCAAGCAGGGCGCGGGACTGGGGCTGTCGATCGTGGCGCGCTATGCGCAGCTGCTGGACGCGCAGCTCTTGCTGGAGCCCGCGGCCCAGCATCCCGGGCTGGCGGCCTCGGTCATCCTGCGGCGGCCGCCGCCGCTGGGGTCGACGACCTGA